The following proteins are co-located in the Nerophis ophidion isolate RoL-2023_Sa linkage group LG04, RoL_Noph_v1.0, whole genome shotgun sequence genome:
- the LOC133551717 gene encoding ras and Rab interactor 1-like isoform X1, translated as MAQQEEPLYDFPEPTEPSEGKFPGHQRGCGSLKSISVLDRLLLTVPVWLQLSINAATALHILQREPPGTFLVRKSLTSKRNVLCVRLVDDSVPSFVQQFGIRAECSTLSLETSAISFPDLPRLISFYCVSRDVLPFPLELPEAIAKATSHKELESISHMGVEFWNSHLNVRGPREAPKTEEKSQNSPISAIATANSQTIPASQTDSSPQLDSELNATPESDPNSTLFREFCPIETRSPRELDCGSGLGALCFINPLFLQSDSILSKRRLMKRSFKVRVSTETSTLLSPPLARPPPPPLMPKTKGKCKALKQAEPQNISEGQKQMEASQLPTVAEHPPEDTDYMQPPPAITSSLSPSLSPYLAPPLPPKTSPAPQDPSSASLATHYQFPSLSPKAPSASLSPYQSPSSSPFSLTPFCSPVISPMAEEACQKTPTFTSSQHGLEKKINDNKVEELHREMEASTLDTDSRGSFDGLEEAAEMAQKTAVQQKSDIQQN; from the exons ATGGCACAGCAGGAGGAGCCTCTCTATGACTTTCCCGAACCAACCGAGCCGTCAGAGGGCAAGTTCCCAGGCCACCAGAGAGGATGCGGATCCCTGAAGAGCATCAGCGTACTGGACCGGCTCCTGTTGACGGTCCCTGTATGGCTCCAGCTCTCGATCAACGCCGCCACTGCGCTCCACATACTACAAAGGGAGCCTCCAGGG ACATTCTTGGTGCGCAAGTCTCTCACGTCCAAGAGAAATGTGCTGTGTGTGCGCCTGGTGGATGACAGCGTGCCATCCTTTGTGCAGCAATTTGGTATCAGGGCGGAATGTTCAA CTCTTTCTCTGGAGACTTCAGCCATCAGCTTTCCAGACCTTCCAAGACTTATTTCATTCTACTGTGTCAGCAG AGATGTTTTACCCTTCCCCCTGGAGCTCCCTGAAGCCATTGCTAAAGCAACCTCCCACAAAGAGCTGGAGTCCATCTCTCATATGGGAGTAG AATTCTGGAACTCGCATTTGAATGTCCGCGGGCCACGAGAGGCCCCAAAGACCGAGGAGAAGAGCCAAAACTCTCCAATCTCAGCCATAGCCACTGCTAATTCGCAAACAATCCCTGCATCCCAAACCGATTCCAGCCCGCAGCTTGACTCAGAGCTAAATGCAACTCCTGAATCAGACCCCAATTCCACCCTGTTTCGAGAGTTCTGCCCGATCGAGACGCGCAGCCCCAGAGAGCTGGACTGCGGCTCAGGCCTGGGCGCTCTCTGCTTCATCAACCCTCTCTTCCTGCAGTCTGACAGCATCCTTTCCAAACGGCGCTTAATGAAACGCAGCTTCAAGGTCCGGGTGTCCACAGAGACGTCCACCCTGCTGTCGCCCCCACTCGCTCGTCCGCCCCCGCCACCCCTCATGCCCAAAACTAAAGGAAAATGTAAAGCTTTGAAGCAGGCCGAACCTCAGAACATTTCTGAGGGTCAAAAACAAATGGAAGCCTCCCAACTACCAACAGTGGCAGAGCATCCACCTGAAGACACAGATTACATGCAGCCACCACCAGCCATCACATCCTCTCTTTCTCCATCACTCTCTCCTTATCTAGCACCACCCCTTCCCCCCAAAACGTCTCCCGCCCCTCAGGACCCTTCCAGCGCATCTTTAGCCACTCACTATCAATTTCCATCTCTTTCGCCCAAGGCTCCCAGTGCTTCCCTTTCTCCCTATCAGTCACCATCTTCTTCCCCCTTCTCTTTAACACCCTTCTGTTCTCCAGTTATTTCTCCAATGGCAGAGGAAGCCTGTCAGAAAACACCTACTTTCACATCAAGCCAACATGGGCTAGAGaagaaaataaatgataataaagtGGAAGAACTACACAGAGAAATGGAAGCATCTACACTTGACACAGACAGCCGTGGTTCCTTTGATGGCCTTGAGGAGGCTGCAGAGATGGCACAAAAGACTGCAGTACAGCAAAAAAGTGATATCCAGCAAAATTAA
- the LOC133551717 gene encoding ras and Rab interactor 1-like isoform X2 produces the protein MRIPEEHQRTGPAPVDGPCMAPALDQRRHCAPHTTKGASRGQNTFLVRKSLTSKRNVLCVRLVDDSVPSFVQQFGIRAECSTLSLETSAISFPDLPRLISFYCVSRDVLPFPLELPEAIAKATSHKELESISHMGVEFWNSHLNVRGPREAPKTEEKSQNSPISAIATANSQTIPASQTDSSPQLDSELNATPESDPNSTLFREFCPIETRSPRELDCGSGLGALCFINPLFLQSDSILSKRRLMKRSFKVRVSTETSTLLSPPLARPPPPPLMPKTKGKCKALKQAEPQNISEGQKQMEASQLPTVAEHPPEDTDYMQPPPAITSSLSPSLSPYLAPPLPPKTSPAPQDPSSASLATHYQFPSLSPKAPSASLSPYQSPSSSPFSLTPFCSPVISPMAEEACQKTPTFTSSQHGLEKKINDNKVEELHREMEASTLDTDSRGSFDGLEEAAEMAQKTAVQQKSDIQQN, from the exons ATGCGGATCCCTGAAGAGCATCAGCGTACTGGACCGGCTCCTGTTGACGGTCCCTGTATGGCTCCAGCTCTCGATCAACGCCGCCACTGCGCTCCACATACTACAAAGGGAGCCTCCAGGGGTCAGAAT ACATTCTTGGTGCGCAAGTCTCTCACGTCCAAGAGAAATGTGCTGTGTGTGCGCCTGGTGGATGACAGCGTGCCATCCTTTGTGCAGCAATTTGGTATCAGGGCGGAATGTTCAA CTCTTTCTCTGGAGACTTCAGCCATCAGCTTTCCAGACCTTCCAAGACTTATTTCATTCTACTGTGTCAGCAG AGATGTTTTACCCTTCCCCCTGGAGCTCCCTGAAGCCATTGCTAAAGCAACCTCCCACAAAGAGCTGGAGTCCATCTCTCATATGGGAGTAG AATTCTGGAACTCGCATTTGAATGTCCGCGGGCCACGAGAGGCCCCAAAGACCGAGGAGAAGAGCCAAAACTCTCCAATCTCAGCCATAGCCACTGCTAATTCGCAAACAATCCCTGCATCCCAAACCGATTCCAGCCCGCAGCTTGACTCAGAGCTAAATGCAACTCCTGAATCAGACCCCAATTCCACCCTGTTTCGAGAGTTCTGCCCGATCGAGACGCGCAGCCCCAGAGAGCTGGACTGCGGCTCAGGCCTGGGCGCTCTCTGCTTCATCAACCCTCTCTTCCTGCAGTCTGACAGCATCCTTTCCAAACGGCGCTTAATGAAACGCAGCTTCAAGGTCCGGGTGTCCACAGAGACGTCCACCCTGCTGTCGCCCCCACTCGCTCGTCCGCCCCCGCCACCCCTCATGCCCAAAACTAAAGGAAAATGTAAAGCTTTGAAGCAGGCCGAACCTCAGAACATTTCTGAGGGTCAAAAACAAATGGAAGCCTCCCAACTACCAACAGTGGCAGAGCATCCACCTGAAGACACAGATTACATGCAGCCACCACCAGCCATCACATCCTCTCTTTCTCCATCACTCTCTCCTTATCTAGCACCACCCCTTCCCCCCAAAACGTCTCCCGCCCCTCAGGACCCTTCCAGCGCATCTTTAGCCACTCACTATCAATTTCCATCTCTTTCGCCCAAGGCTCCCAGTGCTTCCCTTTCTCCCTATCAGTCACCATCTTCTTCCCCCTTCTCTTTAACACCCTTCTGTTCTCCAGTTATTTCTCCAATGGCAGAGGAAGCCTGTCAGAAAACACCTACTTTCACATCAAGCCAACATGGGCTAGAGaagaaaataaatgataataaagtGGAAGAACTACACAGAGAAATGGAAGCATCTACACTTGACACAGACAGCCGTGGTTCCTTTGATGGCCTTGAGGAGGCTGCAGAGATGGCACAAAAGACTGCAGTACAGCAAAAAAGTGATATCCAGCAAAATTAA